Proteins from one Bacteroidia bacterium genomic window:
- a CDS encoding T9SS type A sorting domain-containing protein: MKILYFSLLLFLISVFSFSQNYLTVKPNSNSYYFGQNNETVFPIRIDSIKTHGDSTDYYSFCMIRTIENYNFTKNGASWIGKKMTDCGNGINLFFNYENDTIHIKTNALINDSWRFYTYSNGSYINATISNHNSEAFLGLIDSIKTISFQVKDAAGNNITDNINNYQLKLSKNYGFIKIFNFYDFPFNPGSADFFYVSSPVMDLIGLSNPTIGWQNFTLSDVFSMNTSDEIHLSVNYYDALNGTGTMNNFNEKYINKYIGRVENANHDTVKFTIDRCFWRIEKYNQNILQIMTSRDTVIENFALTGEFNKLPLEPIFDEGFYGYYYKHDSTGYRSTLFFQEINDTLYPLQIDGWNYIYYKNSLGKTFASDGFMNITYGSNYSYYYVHGISWGQPYICDSLLADTILGLNIINSFVEIKFYPNPASNYIEIIKNNNNLQNTTVEILDIQGKVIKAEDINTNFENINISEIPAGVYIIRITNQKICSNHKLIITR; this comes from the coding sequence ATGAAGATATTATACTTTTCTTTGCTACTATTTTTAATTTCTGTATTTTCTTTTTCTCAGAATTATCTTACAGTTAAGCCAAATTCCAACTCATATTATTTTGGTCAGAATAACGAGACTGTTTTCCCTATAAGAATTGACAGCATTAAAACTCATGGTGATAGTACTGATTATTATTCATTCTGTATGATCAGGACTATTGAAAATTATAATTTTACAAAAAATGGAGCATCGTGGATTGGAAAAAAAATGACAGATTGTGGTAATGGGATTAATTTATTTTTCAATTATGAGAATGATACTATTCACATTAAAACTAATGCATTAATTAATGACAGTTGGAGGTTTTATACATATTCAAATGGTAGTTACATTAACGCAACTATTTCAAATCATAATTCAGAAGCTTTTCTTGGTTTAATTGATTCAATCAAAACAATTTCATTTCAGGTTAAAGATGCTGCCGGTAACAATATAACAGATAATATTAATAATTATCAGTTGAAGCTAAGTAAGAATTATGGATTTATTAAAATATTTAATTTTTACGATTTCCCCTTTAACCCTGGATCGGCAGATTTCTTTTATGTTTCAAGTCCAGTAATGGATTTAATAGGTTTATCGAACCCAACAATTGGATGGCAAAATTTTACATTATCTGATGTGTTTAGCATGAATACAAGCGATGAGATTCATCTATCGGTCAATTATTATGATGCTCTTAACGGTACAGGTACCATGAATAATTTTAACGAAAAGTATATTAACAAATATATTGGAAGAGTAGAAAATGCAAATCATGATACAGTAAAATTTACAATTGACAGATGTTTTTGGCGTATAGAAAAATACAATCAAAACATATTACAGATAATGACTTCTCGTGATACAGTTATAGAAAACTTCGCTTTAACAGGAGAATTTAACAAATTACCATTAGAACCCATTTTTGATGAAGGGTTTTACGGATATTATTATAAGCATGATAGTACCGGCTATCGTAGTACTCTGTTTTTTCAGGAAATTAATGATACTCTTTATCCCTTACAAATTGATGGATGGAATTATATTTATTATAAAAATAGCTTAGGTAAAACTTTTGCCAGCGATGGCTTTATGAATATTACTTATGGTAGTAATTATAGCTATTATTATGTACATGGGATTTCATGGGGTCAACCATACATTTGCGATTCTTTACTTGCCGACACAATATTAGGATTAAATATAATTAATTCATTTGTTGAAATTAAATTTTACCCAAACCCTGCGAGCAATTATATTGAAATTATAAAAAATAATAACAATTTACAAAACACAACAGTAGAAATCTTAGATATTCAAGGGAAAGTCATAAAAGCTGAAGACATAAACACAAATTTCGAAAATATCAATATTTCTGAGATACCAGCAGGAGTATATATTATAAGAATAACAAATCAAAAGATTTGCTCAAATCACAAACTAATAATAACAAGGTAG
- the odhB gene encoding 2-oxoglutarate dehydrogenase complex dihydrolipoyllysine-residue succinyltransferase — protein MIIEVKVPSPGESVSQVTVANWLVTEGSFVTKDSELAELESDKATLPLIAPESGQIKIMVDAGNNIAVGAVACTIDTSVTNSVVAETKPGNVVKEVEISNIIEVSKNSVSEIKTTPLAQKIMEENNLNIDDIISGLRKITAKDVEIVLANKPKQSAQKETISRSEERIAMSSLRKKLSERLVSVKNQTAMLTTFNEVDLSEIIGIRNKYKDEFYKKHGVKIGFMSFFAKAAAISLKLFPNVNSRIENEEFVYPNFVDLGIAVQTDKGLMVPVLRNADTSPIFELELSIYNLAEKARKHKISLEEMAGGTFTITNGGVFGSLLSTPILNPPQSAILGMHNIVERPIAVNGKVEIRPMMYIAMSYDHRVLDGKDSVLFLKKIKELLENPVLLINDGYNAIYHQLGL, from the coding sequence ATGATAATCGAAGTAAAAGTTCCATCTCCCGGAGAATCTGTATCACAGGTTACAGTTGCTAACTGGCTGGTTACCGAAGGCAGTTTCGTAACAAAAGATTCTGAGTTAGCCGAACTTGAATCAGATAAAGCTACACTTCCATTAATAGCACCGGAATCAGGACAAATTAAAATAATGGTAGATGCAGGAAACAATATTGCAGTTGGTGCAGTAGCCTGTACAATAGACACCTCCGTAACAAATAGTGTGGTTGCTGAAACAAAACCAGGGAACGTTGTTAAGGAAGTAGAAATAAGTAATATTATTGAAGTAAGTAAAAATTCTGTGTCAGAAATTAAGACTACTCCACTTGCTCAGAAAATAATGGAAGAAAATAATTTAAATATTGATGACATTATATCGGGTTTAAGAAAAATTACTGCAAAAGATGTTGAAATTGTTTTAGCAAATAAGCCTAAACAAAGTGCACAAAAAGAAACAATTTCACGCTCAGAAGAACGTATTGCAATGTCATCTTTAAGAAAAAAGTTAAGCGAGAGATTAGTTTCTGTAAAAAATCAAACAGCAATGCTAACAACTTTTAATGAAGTTGATTTAAGCGAAATTATTGGTATAAGAAATAAATACAAAGATGAGTTTTATAAAAAACATGGTGTAAAAATTGGCTTTATGTCCTTTTTTGCAAAGGCTGCAGCAATTTCTTTAAAACTTTTTCCTAATGTTAACTCCAGAATTGAAAATGAAGAATTTGTTTATCCAAATTTTGTAGATTTAGGAATAGCTGTTCAAACAGATAAAGGTTTAATGGTTCCTGTTTTAAGAAATGCCGACACCTCACCAATTTTTGAACTTGAATTATCTATTTACAATCTTGCAGAAAAAGCCAGGAAACATAAGATTTCATTGGAAGAAATGGCAGGAGGGACGTTCACTATTACTAACGGTGGTGTTTTTGGTTCGCTACTTTCAACACCTATTTTAAATCCCCCGCAATCTGCAATTTTAGGAATGCATAATATTGTTGAAAGACCAATTGCGGTAAATGGTAAAGTAGAAATCAGGCCTATGATGTATATTGCAATGTCATACGACCACAGAGTTCTTGATGGAAAAGATTCAGTTTTATTTTTAAAGAAAATAAAAGAATTGCTGGAAAATCC
- a CDS encoding 2-oxoglutarate dehydrogenase E1 component: MNNFDYLGDIQYIEDLYKDYISNPESVDESWKKFFQGFEFARTNFKQTSAGAEMLSDEFKVYNLIDGYRKRGHLFTKTNPVHPRRTYSPTLDYINFKLTEKDLDKTFQAGNEIGIGPSTLRKIIEHLEQTYCQSVGAEFVYIRKPEIVDWLTKKMESAKNSFQFSNEQKKDIYKILVKSVGFEQFLHKKFVGQKRFSLEGVEALIPALGYAVEKGADMGIKEFIVGNSHRGRLNVLTNIFKKPFESIFSEYTGKFYDDENILGDVKYHLSYDTKIKTQKGLEVFLAMLPNPSHLETVGPVTQGLARTRIDCEYNGDFNKVCPVVIHGDAAVAAQGIVYETIQMSQLPGYQTGGTLHFVVNNQVGFTTNYLDARSSTYCTDIAKVTLAPVFHVNGDDVEAVLYTVNLALEYREKFHTDVFIDLLGYRKYGHNEGDEPRFTQPILYKEIAAHPNVRDIYSKHLMESGVMTLDEIVEKQRVFNDKLESELLKSKQSEKVEIRHFLQSKWSTFRYANENDFISSPKTGVNKEILLNLCNKINYLPSDKKFFTKIEKIVNDRKALVSENKLDWAMAELLAYASLVSEKHSVRVSGQDSERGTFSHRHSTFHVDDTDEKWCPLKHISDDQEEFQIYNSLLSEYAVMGFEYGYAIGRPEGLTIWEAQFGDFHNVAQAIVDQYISSAEDKWGLMNGLVLLLPHGYEGQGPEHSSARIERFLVLAANLNMQIVNCTTPANIFHALRRQVYTEYRKPLIVFTPKSLLRHPQCISTIDELSEGSFKEVIDDISVEKNNITQVVICSGKIYYEIFAEKQKINDTQTAIVRLEQYYPLPLNQLKEVLVKYPNFKRTLWVQEEPANMGAWPFIKTHFDIPDLFVVCRPMSGSPATGLLEVHKQRQQKILDKIFKRCKCDSSEVYCSMKCTEI; this comes from the coding sequence ATGAATAATTTCGATTATCTTGGTGATATTCAATATATAGAAGATCTTTACAAGGATTATATAAGCAACCCCGAAAGTGTAGATGAAAGCTGGAAAAAGTTTTTTCAGGGCTTTGAATTTGCCAGAACAAATTTCAAACAAACTTCTGCAGGTGCAGAAATGTTATCTGATGAATTTAAAGTTTATAATTTAATTGATGGTTACCGTAAACGTGGTCATTTATTCACAAAGACTAACCCTGTTCATCCAAGACGAACATATTCTCCTACTTTAGATTATATAAACTTTAAGCTGACTGAAAAAGACCTTGATAAAACTTTTCAGGCAGGAAACGAAATTGGAATAGGACCATCAACATTAAGAAAAATAATTGAACATTTAGAACAAACTTATTGTCAGTCGGTAGGTGCAGAGTTTGTTTATATCCGCAAGCCAGAAATTGTTGATTGGCTTACAAAGAAAATGGAGTCAGCTAAAAATTCCTTTCAGTTTTCAAACGAGCAGAAAAAAGATATTTATAAGATTCTTGTTAAATCTGTTGGTTTCGAACAGTTTTTACATAAAAAATTTGTTGGTCAGAAACGTTTTTCATTAGAAGGTGTAGAAGCATTAATTCCTGCACTTGGTTATGCTGTTGAAAAAGGTGCCGACATGGGAATAAAAGAATTTATTGTTGGCAATTCTCACAGAGGCAGACTTAACGTTTTAACAAACATTTTCAAGAAACCATTTGAAAGTATTTTTTCAGAGTATACAGGTAAGTTTTATGACGATGAAAATATACTTGGAGATGTAAAATATCACCTTAGTTACGATACAAAAATAAAAACACAGAAAGGATTGGAAGTATTTCTTGCTATGTTGCCAAACCCTTCACATTTAGAAACTGTTGGACCTGTAACACAGGGACTTGCACGTACGAGAATCGATTGCGAATACAATGGCGATTTTAACAAAGTGTGTCCGGTCGTTATTCATGGAGATGCTGCTGTTGCTGCTCAGGGAATTGTTTACGAAACAATACAGATGTCTCAGTTACCGGGTTATCAAACCGGAGGTACTTTACATTTTGTAGTAAATAATCAAGTAGGTTTTACTACAAATTATCTTGATGCCAGATCAAGTACATATTGCACTGATATAGCAAAAGTAACTTTAGCACCGGTATTTCATGTTAATGGCGACGATGTGGAAGCAGTATTATACACAGTTAATCTTGCATTAGAGTACCGCGAAAAATTTCATACCGATGTTTTTATTGACTTATTAGGATATAGAAAATATGGTCACAATGAAGGTGATGAACCTCGTTTTACACAACCTATACTTTATAAAGAAATAGCTGCTCACCCAAATGTAAGAGATATTTATTCAAAACATTTGATGGAAAGTGGTGTTATGACTCTTGATGAAATTGTAGAAAAACAAAGAGTATTTAACGACAAACTTGAATCAGAACTTTTAAAATCAAAACAAAGTGAAAAAGTTGAAATAAGACATTTCTTACAATCAAAATGGAGCACATTCAGATATGCCAATGAAAATGATTTTATTTCATCGCCAAAAACAGGAGTAAACAAAGAAATACTTTTAAATCTTTGCAATAAAATAAATTATTTGCCTTCCGATAAAAAGTTCTTTACTAAAATAGAGAAAATTGTAAACGACAGAAAAGCATTAGTCTCGGAAAACAAACTAGATTGGGCAATGGCAGAGCTATTAGCTTATGCAAGTTTAGTTTCAGAAAAACATTCTGTAAGAGTAAGCGGACAGGATTCAGAAAGAGGAACATTCAGTCATCGCCATTCTACATTTCATGTTGATGATACTGATGAAAAATGGTGTCCACTAAAGCATATAAGCGATGATCAAGAAGAATTTCAGATATATAACTCATTACTTTCTGAATATGCTGTAATGGGATTTGAATACGGATATGCAATTGGCAGACCTGAAGGATTAACTATATGGGAAGCTCAGTTTGGCGATTTTCATAATGTGGCACAGGCAATAGTTGATCAGTATATTAGTTCTGCAGAAGATAAATGGGGATTGATGAATGGTTTGGTTCTATTGTTACCACATGGATACGAAGGACAGGGGCCTGAGCATTCAAGTGCCAGAATTGAAAGATTTTTAGTTCTTGCTGCAAATTTAAATATGCAAATAGTAAATTGCACAACTCCTGCTAACATATTTCACGCACTTCGTCGCCAGGTATATACAGAATACCGTAAACCTTTAATTGTTTTTACACCGAAAAGTTTATTACGTCATCCGCAATGTATTTCAACAATTGATGAACTTTCTGAAGGATCATTTAAAGAAGTAATTGATGATATTTCAGTTGAAAAAAATAATATAACTCAAGTTGTTATATGCAGTGGCAAAATTTATTATGAAATTTTTGCCGAGAAACAAAAGATAAATGATACCCAAACTGCAATTGTTAGATTAGAACAATATTACCCACTTCCATTAAATCAATTAAAAGAAGTTTTAGTAAAATATCCTAACTTCAAAAGAACTTTATGGGTTCAGGAAGAGCCTGCAAATATGGGAGCCTGGCCATTTATTAAAACTCATTTTGATATTCCTGATTTATTTGTTGTTTGTCGTCCTATGAGTGGAAGCCCTGCTACTGGTTTGTTAGAAGTACACAAACAAAGACAACAGAAAATTCTTGATAAAATTTTTAAACGTTGCAAATGCGACAGCAGCGAAGTTTATTGTAGTATGAAATGCACTGAAATTTAA